The following coding sequences are from one Anguilla anguilla isolate fAngAng1 chromosome 12, fAngAng1.pri, whole genome shotgun sequence window:
- the si:ch1073-340i21.1 gene encoding urease accessory protein UreG → MDFDLETAVQPDEKCKSESGQEVQGIFGFGKKDKDKEKEKEKEKEKGKGEYKDKDHDKDKDHDKDKDHKHGKGHKHGEGHKHGEGHKHGEGHKHGEGHKHGKGHKKGKGKKHKHKDGGSGSSSGSSSDSD, encoded by the exons ATGGATTTCGATTTGGAAACAG CGGTACAACCAGATGAAAAATGCAAGAGTGAATCTGGCCAGGAAGTCCAGGGCATTTTTGGATTTGGGAAAAAGGATAAAgacaaggagaaggagaaggagaaggaaaaggaaaagggaaag GGTGAATACAAAGACAAGGACCATGATAAAGACAAGGACCACGATAAGGACAAGGACCACAAGCATGGCAAGGGCCACAAGCACGGCGAGGGCCACAAGCACGGCGAGGGCCACAAGCACGGCGAGGGACACAAGCACGGCGAGGGCCACAAGCATGGCAAGGGCCACAAGAAGGGAAAAGGGAAGAAACATAAACACAAGGATGGTGGGAGTGGGTCTTCCTCAGGCTCTTCGTCTGACTCTGATTAA